From Acomys russatus chromosome 25, mAcoRus1.1, whole genome shotgun sequence, a single genomic window includes:
- the Flii gene encoding protein flightless-1 homolog, which yields MEATGVLPFVRGVDLSGNDFKGGYFPENVKAMTSLRWLKLNRTGLCYLPEELAALQKLEHLSVSHNNLTTLHGDLSSLPSLRAIVARANSLKNSGVPDDIFKLDDLSVLDLSHNQLTECPRELENAKNMLVLNLSHNSISSIPNQLFINLTDLLYLDLSENRLESLPPQMRRLVHLQTLVLNGNPLLHAQLRQLPAMMALQTLHLRNTQRTQSNLPTSLEGLSNLSDVDLSCNDLTRVPECLYTLPNLHRLNLSSNQIAELSLCIDQWVHLETLNLSRNQLTSLPSAICKLTRLKKLYLNSNKLDFDGLPSGIGKLSSLEEFMAADNNLELIPESLCRCPKLKKLVLNKNRLVTLPEAIHFLTEIEVLDVRENPSLVMPPKPADRTAEWYNIDFSLQNQLRLAGASPATVAAAAAAVGSGSKDPLARKTRLRRRKDSAQDDQAKQVLKGMSDVAQEKNKKPEESIDARAPGGKARRWDQGLEKPRLDYSEFFTEDVGQLPGLTIWQIENFVPVLVEEAFHGKFYEADCYIVLKTFLDDSGSLNWEIYYWIGGEATLDKKACSAIHAVNLRNYLGAECRTVREEMGDESEEFLQVFDNDISYIEGGTASGFYTVEDTHYVTRMYRVYGKKNIKLEPVPLKGASLDPRFVFLLDRGLDIYVWRGAQATLSSTTKARLFAEKINKNERKGKAEITLLVQSQEPPEFWEVLGGEPSEVKTHVPDDFWPPQPKLYKVGLGLGYLELPQINYKLSVEHKKRPKVELMPGMRLLQSLLDTRCVYILDCWSDVFIWLGRKSPRLVRAAALKLGQELCGMLHRPRHAVVSRSLEGTEAQVFKAKFKNWDDVLTVDYTRNAEAVLQGQGLSGKVKRDTEQKGQMKADLTALFLPRQPPMALAEAEQLMEEWNEDLDGMEGFVLEGRKFTRLPEEEFGHFYTQDCYVFLCRYWVPVEYEEEEKSEDKKAASAEGAEGEEAAAAEAEEKQPEEDFQCIVYFWQGREASNMGWLTFTFSLQKKFESLFPGKLEVVRMTQQQENPKFLSHFKRKFIIHRGKRKAAQSALQPSLYQIRTNGSALCTRCIQINTDSSLLNSEFCFILKVPFESEDNQGIVYAWVGRASDPDEAKLAEDILNTMFDASYSKQVINEGEEPENFFWVGIGAQKPYDDDAGYMKHTRLFRCSNEKGYFAVTEKCSDFCQDDLADDDIMLLDNGQEVYMWVGTQTSQVEIKLSLKACQVYIQHTRSKEGEQPRRLRLVRKGNEQRAFTRCFHAWSAFRQAPA from the exons ATGGAGGCCACCGGGGTGCTGCCGTTCGTGCGCGGCGTGGACCTCAGCGGCAACGACTTCAAG GGTGGCTACTTCCCTGAGAATGTTAAGGCTATGACCAGCCTGAGATGGCTAAAGCTGAACCGCACAGGCCTCTGTTACCTGCCTGAAGAACTAGCGGCTCTGCAGAAGCTG GAGCACCTGTCTGTGAGCCACAACAACCTGACCACGCTGCATGGGGACCTGTCCAGCCTGCCTTCACTTCGG GCCATTGTAGCCCGGGCCAACAGCCTAAAGAACTCCGGAGTCCCTGATGATATCTTCAAGCTGGATGATCTCTCGGTTCTG GACTTGAGCCATAACCAGTTGACAGAATGCCCACGGGAGCTGGAGAACGCCAAGAACATGCTGGTGCTCAACCTCAGCCATaacag CATCAGCTCCATCCCCAACCAGCTGTTCATCAACCTGACGGACTTGCTGTACCTGGACCTCAGTGAGAACCGCCTAGAGAGCCTTCCACCTCAAATGCGCCGCCTCGTGCATCTGCAGACGCTGGTGCTGAATGGAAACCCGCTGCTGCACGCTCAGCTCCG GCAGCTCCCAGCCATGATGGCTCTACAGACCCTGCACCTGCGGAACACTCAGCGCACCCAGAGCAACCTCCCCACTAGCCTGGAGGGCCTGAGCAACCTTTCAG ATGTGGACCTGTCGTGCAATGACTTGACGAGGGTGCCAGAGTGCCTGTACACCCTCCCCAACCTGCACCGCCTCAACCTCAGTAGCAACCAGATCGCCGAGCTGTCCCTGTGCATTGACCAGTGGGTGCACCTGGAGACCCTGAATCTGTCTCGCAACCAGCTCACCTCACTGCCT TCAGCCATTTGCAAGCTGACCAGGCTGAAGAAGCTATACCTGAACTCCAACAAGCTGGACTTCGATGGGCTCCCTTCCGGCATCGGCAAGCTCAGCAGCCTGGAGGAGTTCATGGCTGCGGACAACAACCTGGAGCTCATTCCTGAAAGTCTCTGCAG GTGCCCAAAGCTGAAGAAACTGGTCCTGAACAAGAACCGCCTGGTGACCCTCCCAGAGGCCATCCACTTCCTGACAGAGATCGAG GTGCTGGACGTTCGAGAAAACCCCAGCCTGGTCATGCCACCCAAGCCGGCTGACCGCACTGCCGAGTGGTACAACATAGACTTCTCACTACAAAACCAGCTGAGGCTGGCAGGTGCCTCCCCTGCCACAGtggctgccgccgccgccgctg TAGGGAGCGGGTCCAAGGATCCCTTAGCTCGAAAGACGCGGCTTCGGAGGCGCAAGGACTCAGCCCAGGATGACCAGGCCAAGCAAGTCCTAAAGGGCATGTCAGATGTTgcccaggagaaaaacaaaaagccagag GAAAGCATAGATGCCCGGGCACCTGGGGGAAAGGCGCGGCGCTGGGACCAGGGCTTGGAGAAGCCACGCCTTGACTACTCAGAGTTCTTCACGGAGGATGTGGGCCAGCTGCCCGGTTTGACCATCTGGCAAATTGAGAACTTTGTGCCTGTGCTGGTGGAGGAAGCCTTCCATGGCAAGTTCTACGAGGCTGATTGCTACATTGTGCTCAAG ACCTTCCTGGATGACAGTGGTTCCCTGAACTGGGAGATCTACTACTGGATTGGTGGGGAGGCCACACTCGACAAGAAAGCCTGTTCTGCCATCCACGCAGTCAACCTGCGCAACTACCTGGGTGCTGAGTGCCGTACTGTGCGCGAGGAGATGGGCGATGAGAGCGAGGAGTTCCTGCAG GTGTTTGACAATGACATCTCCTACATTGAAGGCGGAACAGCCAGTGGCTTCTATACTGTGGAAGATACACACTATGTCACCAG GATGTACCGTGTATATGGGAAAAAGAACATCAAGTTGGAGCCTGTGCCTCTCAAGGGGGCCTCACTGGATCCAAG GTTTGTGTTCCTGCTGGACCGAGGACTGGACATCTACGTGTGGCGGGGGGCCCAGGCCACGCTGAGTAGCACCACCAAGGCCAG ACTCTTTgcagagaaaattaacaagaatgAGCGGAAAGGCAAGGCAGAGATCACACTCCTGGTGCAGAGCCAAGAGCCCCCAGAGTTCTGGGAGGTGCTGGGTGGGGAGCCCTCTGAGGTCAAGACGCATGTGCCTGATGACTTTTGGCCACCCCAGCCCAAGCTATACAAG gtgggtctgggtctgggctacttgGAGCTTCCGCAGATCAACTACAAGCTCTCGGTGGAACATAAAAAACGGCCAAAGGTGGAACTGATGCCAGGAATGAGACTG CTGCAGAGCCTTCTGGACACACGATGTGTGTACATCCTGGACTGCTGGTCTGATGTCTTCATCTGGCTTGGGCGAAAGTCCCCACGCCTAGTGCGTGCTGCTGCACTCAAACTGGGCCAGGAGCTGTGCGGGATGCTGCACAGGCCACGCCACGCAGTGGTCAGCCGCAGCCTGGAGGGCACTGAGGCGCAG GTGTTCAAGGCGAAGTTCAAAAATTGGGACGATGTGTTGACAGTGGACTACACACGGAATGCAGAGGCCGTGCTGCAGGGCCAGGGGCTCTCTGGGAAGGTGAAGCGTGACACTGAGCAGAAGGGCCAGATGAAGGCTGACCTCACCGCACTCTTCCTGCCTCGGCAGCCGCCGATGGCACTGGCTGAG GCCGAGCAGCTGATGGAGGAATGGAATGAGGACCTCGATGGCATGGAAGGCTTCGTGCTGGAGGGGAGGAAGTTCACCCGACTGCCAGAGGAGGAGTTTGGCCACTTCTACACACAGGACTGCTATGTCTTCCTCTGCAG GTACTGGGTGCCTGTGGAgtatgaggaggaagagaagtcagaagacaagaaGGCGGCCTCGGCAGAGGGCGCAGAaggggaggaagcagcagcagctgaggcgGAAGAGAAGCAGCCCGAGGAGGATTTTCAGTGCATCGTTTACTTCTGGCAGGGCCGGGAGGCCTCCAACATGGGCTGGCTCACCTTCACCTTCAGTCTGCAGAAAAAGTTCGAGAGCCTCTTCCCGGGCAAGCTGGAG GTAGTGCGTATGACACAGCAGCAAGAGAACCCCAAGTTCCTGTCCCATTTCAAAAGAAAGTTCATCATCCACCGGGGCAAGAGGAAGGCAGCCCAGAGCGCCCTTCAGCCAAGCCTCTATCAGATCCGCACCAATGGCAGTGCCCTCTGCACCCG gtgcaTCCAGATCAACACTGACTCCAGCCTTCTCAACTCTGAGTTCTGCTTCATCCTCAAG GTCCCCTTTGAAAGTGAGGACAACCAAGGCATTGTGTATGCCTGGGTGGGCCGGGCATCAGACCCCGACGAAGCCAAGCTGGCAGAAGACATCCTCAACACCATGTTTGATGCCTCCTACAGCAAGCAG GTCATCAATGAAGGCGAGGAGCCAGAGAACTTCTTCTGGGTAGGCATTGGTGCACAGAAACCCTATGACGATGACGCAGGATACATGAAGCACACGAGGCTCTTCAG GTGTTCCAATGAGAAAGGGTACTTCGCGGTGACTGAGAAATGCTCTGACTTTTGCCAAGATGACCTGGCAGATGACGACATCATGCTGCTAGACAATGGCCAAGAA GTCTACATGTGGGTTGGGACACAGACCAGCCAAGTGGAGATCAAACTGAGTCTGAAAGCCTGCCAG GTGTATATCCAGCACACACGCTCTAAGGAGGGTGAGCAGCCACGCCGTCTGCGCCTGGTCCGCAAAGGTAACGAGCAGCGGGCCTTTACCCGCTGCTTCCACGCCTGGAGTGCCTTCCGTCAGGCCCCAGCCTAG
- the Mief2 gene encoding mitochondrial dynamics protein MID49, with amino-acid sequence MAEFSQKQRKERGGEGLGSVVDFLLANARLVLGVGGAAALGIATLAVKRLIDRATSPRDEDDTKGDSWKELSLLRATSLQKPQPPSAALSQHIPPVVPLPSAPVGPTPTHSQTTPKLSSPAPLCLTFQEKLLAFERTHVIIPEAHVTLVKQLAGDIALELQAYLRSKFPELPFGALVPGGPLYDGLQAGAAERVRLLAPLELEPGLWNLVPGMDTVAREPRCWAVRRTQLEFHPRGRSPWDRFLVGGYLSSRVLLELLRKALAASVNWPVIGSLLGCLIRPNVASEELLLEVQHECLEFTLAVLMVVPGASTDDRLLLAWPLEGLASNLWLQDLYPVEVACLRALDEQDAGTRQRLLLLLCGVCRGHPALVQLGWSHLTQVVLHLGEEEVAWTEDALGERFLQALEFLVGSLEQASLPCHFNPSVNLLGSFREEEIDDIGFVLYSGLQVPESLL; translated from the exons ATGGCAGAGTTCTcccagaagcagaggaaggaacgTGGTGGCGAGGGCCTGGGCAGTGTGGTGGACTTTCTCCTGGCTAATGCTCGTTTGGTGCTAGGTGTTGGTGGGGCTGCAGCGCTGGGCATAGCAACCCTGGCTGTAAAGCGG CTCATCGACAGGGCCACCAGCCCTCGGGATGAGGATGATACCAAGGGGGACAGCTGGAAGGAACTGAGCCTGCTGAGAGCCACGTCACTCCAAAAGCCCCAACCCCCCTCTGCTGCCCTCAGCCAGCACATACCTCCTGTGGTCCCCTTACCCTCTGCCCCAG TGGGgcccacacccacccactcccagaCAACACCTAAGCTCAGCTCCCCAGCACCCTTGTGCCTGACGTTCCAGGAGAAGCTGCTAGCATTTGAGCGCACCCATGTGATTATCCCAGAAGCCCATGTGACTTTGGTGAAACAGCTGGCTGGAGACATTGCCTTGGAGCTGCAGGCCTACTTGAGGAGCAAGTTCCCAGAACTGCCTTTTGGTGCGCTTGTGCCAGGTGGGCCTCTCTACGATGGGCTGCAGGCAGGGGCTGCTGAGCGTGTGCGCCTACTAGCGCCCCTGGAGTTGGAGCCAGGTCTATGGAACTTGGTACCTGGCATGGACACTGTGGCCAGGGAACCTCGATGCTGGGCTGTGCGCAGGACCCAGCTTGAGTTCCATCCCCGTGGGCGCAGCCCATGGGACCGCTTCCTGGTGGGGGGCTACCTTTCCTCCCGTGTCTTGCTGGAGCTGCTACGGAAGGCTCTGGCAGCGTCCGTCAACTGGCCAGTCATTGGTAGCCTGCTCGGGTGTCTGATCAGGCCCAATGTGGCTTCTGAGGAGCTGCTATTGGAAGTGCAACATGAGTGCCTGGAGTTCACTTTAGCTGTGCTCATGGTGGTCCCTGGGGCCAGCACTGATGACCGGCTTCTGCTGGCTTGGCCCTTGGAGGGGTTGGCCAGCAATCTCTGGCTGCAGGATCTGTATCCAGTAGAAGTTGCCTGTTTGCGGGCCCTGGATGAACAAGATGCCGGTACTCGCCAGAGGTTGTTGCttctgctgtgtggtgtgtgccgGGGCCATCCAGCTCTGGTGCAGCTGGGCTGGAGCCATCTGACTCAGGTAGTTCTGCATTTGGGTGAAGAGGAAGTGGCCTGGACAGAGGACGCCTTAGGAGAACGTTTTCTGCAAGCCCTGGAGTTTCTGGTGGGAAGCTTGGAGCAGGCCAGCCTGCCTTGTCACTTCAACCCCAGTGTGAACCTCTTGGGCAGCTTTCGCGAAGAGGAGATCGATGACATTGGCTTCGTGCTGTACAGTGGACTCCAGGTCCCCGAGAGCCTGCTCTAG